A part of Kitasatospora acidiphila genomic DNA contains:
- a CDS encoding thiamine-phosphate kinase: MQGTVGELGEFGLISQLTARLTPTPAVELGPGDDAAVVKAPDGRVVATTDVLIEGRHFRRDWSTAYDVGRKSAAQNLADVAAMGAVPTALLLGLVVPADLPTTWATELMDGLRDECQVAGAAVVGGDVVRGDTITLAITALGDLQGRAPVTRSGAQVGDVVAVTGWLGWSAAGLSVLARGFRSPRAFVEAHRRPEPPYHAGPAASELGATAMVDVSDGLVADLGHVAAASGVDIDLRAADFDVPAQMADIGQAVGVDPLVWVLSGGEDHAIAATFPAGAQLPARWRVVGKVADKARPGTRGRVTVDGAPWNRTAGWDHFAD; the protein is encoded by the coding sequence ATGCAGGGGACCGTGGGCGAGCTCGGCGAGTTCGGCCTGATCAGTCAGCTCACCGCCCGGCTGACGCCGACCCCGGCGGTGGAGCTCGGCCCCGGCGACGACGCCGCCGTGGTGAAGGCGCCCGACGGCCGGGTGGTCGCCACCACCGACGTGCTGATCGAGGGCCGGCACTTCCGCCGGGACTGGTCCACCGCCTACGACGTGGGCCGCAAGTCCGCCGCGCAGAACCTGGCCGACGTCGCCGCGATGGGCGCGGTGCCGACCGCGCTGCTGCTCGGCCTGGTGGTGCCGGCCGACCTGCCCACCACCTGGGCCACCGAGTTGATGGACGGTCTGCGCGACGAGTGCCAGGTGGCCGGCGCCGCGGTGGTCGGCGGCGACGTGGTGCGCGGCGACACCATCACCCTGGCCATCACCGCCCTGGGCGACCTGCAGGGCCGGGCGCCGGTGACCCGCTCCGGCGCCCAGGTGGGCGACGTGGTCGCGGTGACCGGCTGGCTGGGCTGGTCGGCCGCCGGGCTCAGCGTGCTGGCCCGCGGCTTCCGCTCGCCGCGCGCCTTCGTGGAGGCGCACCGCCGCCCCGAGCCGCCGTACCACGCCGGGCCGGCCGCCAGCGAGCTGGGCGCCACCGCGATGGTCGACGTGAGCGACGGCCTGGTGGCCGACCTGGGCCATGTCGCGGCCGCCAGCGGGGTGGACATCGACCTGCGGGCCGCCGATTTCGACGTCCCCGCGCAGATGGCCGACATCGGGCAGGCGGTCGGGGTGGACCCGCTGGTCTGGGTGCTCTCCGGCGGCGAGGACCACGCGATCGCGGCCACCTTCCCGGCCGGCGCGCAGCTGCCGGCCCGCTGGCGGGTGGTCGGCAAGGTCGCCGACAAGGCCCGCCCCGGCACCCGGGGCCGGGTCACCGTCGACGGCGCGCCCTGGAACCGCACGGCCGGTTGGGACCACTTCGCCGACTGA
- a CDS encoding Lrp/AsnC family transcriptional regulator — MVQAYILIQTEVGKASAVAETIAKIEGVITAEDVTGPYDVIVRAEADSVDELGRMVVAKIQKVDGITRTLTCPVVHI; from the coding sequence GTGGTACAGGCATACATTCTGATCCAGACCGAAGTGGGCAAGGCCAGTGCAGTGGCCGAGACCATCGCCAAGATCGAGGGCGTCATCACGGCCGAGGACGTGACCGGTCCCTATGACGTGATCGTCCGCGCCGAGGCGGACAGCGTGGACGAGTTGGGCCGCATGGTGGTCGCGAAGATCCAGAAGGTCGACGGCATCACCCGGACGCTCACCTGCCCGGTGGTCCACATCTGA
- a CDS encoding D-alanine--D-alanine ligase family protein, with protein sequence MSIESHSPSQAAKPRVAIVFGGRSSEHGVSVVTAASVLRAIDRDRYEVLPVGITQEGRWALTSDEPDRMAIEGGEMPDVERVAESAEGQLALPASPASREVVWTEPGAAPKVLGEVDVVLPLLHGPWGEDGTLQGLLELSGVPYVGSGVLASAVGMDKEYTKRVLQSFGIGVGPYTMIRPRDWESEEGRAAARERVAALGLPVFVKPCRAGSSIGITKVKDLAELDGAIAEARRHDPKVIVEAMLAGREIECGVLEFEDGPRASLPAEVLVGEGYEFYDFEAKYIDSSEVRIPADLTEEETAEIRRQAVAAFEALSCEGLARVDFFLLEDGRWVVNEVNTLPGFTPISAYPKMWEATGVPYGELIDRLLQAALRRSTGLR encoded by the coding sequence ATGAGCATCGAATCGCACTCCCCGAGCCAGGCGGCAAAGCCGCGCGTCGCGATCGTCTTCGGCGGCCGCTCCTCCGAGCACGGCGTGTCCGTGGTGACCGCCGCCAGCGTGCTGCGCGCGATCGACCGCGACCGCTACGAGGTGCTGCCGGTCGGCATCACCCAGGAGGGCCGCTGGGCGCTGACCAGCGACGAGCCCGACCGGATGGCCATCGAGGGCGGCGAGATGCCCGACGTCGAGCGGGTCGCCGAGTCCGCCGAGGGCCAGCTGGCGCTGCCCGCCAGCCCGGCCTCCCGCGAGGTGGTCTGGACCGAGCCCGGCGCCGCACCCAAGGTGCTCGGCGAGGTCGACGTGGTGCTGCCGCTGCTGCACGGCCCGTGGGGCGAGGACGGCACCCTGCAGGGCCTGCTGGAGCTCTCCGGTGTGCCGTACGTCGGCTCCGGGGTGCTGGCCAGCGCGGTCGGCATGGACAAGGAGTACACCAAGCGGGTGCTGCAGTCGTTCGGCATCGGCGTCGGCCCGTACACCATGATCCGGCCGCGTGACTGGGAGAGCGAGGAGGGCCGCGCCGCCGCCCGGGAGCGGGTCGCCGCGCTCGGCCTGCCGGTCTTCGTCAAGCCCTGCCGGGCCGGCTCCAGCATCGGCATCACCAAGGTCAAGGACCTGGCCGAGCTGGACGGTGCGATCGCCGAGGCCCGCCGGCACGACCCCAAGGTGATCGTCGAGGCGATGCTGGCGGGCCGTGAGATCGAGTGCGGTGTGCTGGAGTTCGAGGACGGCCCGCGGGCCAGCCTGCCGGCCGAGGTGCTGGTCGGCGAGGGCTACGAGTTCTACGACTTCGAGGCCAAGTACATCGACTCCTCCGAGGTGCGGATCCCCGCCGACCTGACCGAGGAGGAGACCGCCGAGATCCGCCGCCAGGCGGTGGCCGCCTTCGAGGCGCTCAGCTGCGAGGGCCTGGCCCGGGTCGACTTCTTCCTGCTGGAGGACGGCCGCTGGGTGGTCAACGAGGTCAACACCCTGCCCGGTTTCACCCCGATCTCGGCCTACCCGAAGATGTGGGAGGCCACCGGCGTGCCCTACGGCGAGCTGATCGACCGGCTGCTGCAGGCCGCGCTGCGCCGCTCCACCGGCCTGCGCTGA
- a CDS encoding NAD(P)H-dependent glycerol-3-phosphate dehydrogenase, with protein MTRCAVFGTGSWGTPFAMILADAGCEVSLWGRRKELVDTINATRTNPEYLPGIELPEGITATTDPAVALAGADFAVLAVPSQTLRQNLAAWAPLLGERTVLVSLMKGIELGTVKRMTEVIREVAGVGADRVAVVSGPNLAPEIAKRQPAASVVACADEKVAQRLQQACHTPYFRPYTNTDVIGCELGGAVKNVIGLAVGMADGMGLGDNTKATLMTRGLAEITRLGVALGADPLTFSGLAGMGDLVATCSSPLSRNHTFGVNLGRGMTLEQTIAATKQTAEGVKSCESVLDLARRNGVEMPIVAAVVDVVHNGRPPHAVMKDLMARSAKPERR; from the coding sequence ATGACCCGCTGCGCCGTCTTCGGCACCGGCTCCTGGGGCACCCCGTTCGCCATGATCCTGGCCGACGCGGGCTGCGAGGTGAGCCTGTGGGGCCGCCGCAAGGAGCTGGTGGACACCATCAACGCCACCCGCACCAACCCCGAGTACCTGCCCGGGATCGAGCTGCCGGAGGGCATCACCGCGACCACCGACCCGGCCGTCGCGCTGGCGGGCGCCGACTTCGCGGTGCTCGCCGTGCCGTCCCAGACGCTGCGGCAGAACCTGGCCGCCTGGGCGCCGCTGCTCGGCGAGCGGACCGTGCTGGTCTCGCTGATGAAGGGCATCGAACTCGGCACCGTCAAGCGGATGACCGAGGTGATCCGCGAGGTCGCCGGGGTCGGCGCGGACCGGGTCGCGGTGGTCTCCGGACCCAACCTGGCGCCCGAGATCGCCAAGCGCCAGCCGGCCGCCAGCGTGGTCGCCTGCGCCGACGAGAAGGTCGCCCAGCGGCTCCAGCAGGCTTGCCACACACCGTACTTCCGCCCGTACACCAACACCGACGTGATCGGCTGCGAGCTCGGCGGGGCGGTCAAGAACGTGATCGGCCTGGCGGTCGGGATGGCCGACGGGATGGGTCTGGGCGACAACACCAAGGCCACCCTGATGACGCGCGGGCTCGCCGAGATCACCCGGCTCGGGGTGGCGCTCGGCGCCGACCCGCTGACCTTCTCCGGCCTCGCCGGGATGGGCGACCTGGTGGCCACCTGCTCCTCGCCGCTCTCCCGCAACCACACCTTCGGCGTCAACCTGGGCCGCGGCATGACCCTGGAGCAGACCATCGCCGCCACCAAGCAGACCGCCGAGGGCGTCAAGTCCTGCGAGTCGGTGCTCGACCTGGCCCGGCGCAACGGCGTCGAGATGCCGATCGTGGCGGCCGTGGTCGACGTGGTGCACAACGGCCGGCCGCCGCACGCGGTGATGAAGGACCTGATGGCGCGCTCGGCGAAGCCCGAACGGCGCTGA
- a CDS encoding lysophospholipid acyltransferase family protein — protein sequence MARRSYARFGNADYGVWYRFAAVLVKPVLTALVKPDWRGWENFPERGGFITVVNHNSAFDPVVYAHFQYNSGRPPRILAKSSLFTLPFIGFMLRKTGQIPVYRDTTDAAQAFRAAIDAIDRGQVVQFYPEGTITRDPQLWPMTGKSGAARVALMSGAPVIPVAHWGAHEVVPPYGRGLGGGKAKVSLFPRKKVIVKAGPPVDLSRFQGQELTTQVLREATEEIMAAITAVLEDIRGEQAPAERYDFRKAARKSAAAKKAAAADKNADKNAEKNAAETNAAEKSAAVAKGADEKNVNEENE from the coding sequence GTGGCCCGCCGCTCGTACGCCCGATTCGGCAACGCGGACTACGGAGTCTGGTACCGCTTCGCCGCGGTGCTGGTGAAGCCGGTGCTGACCGCGTTGGTGAAGCCCGACTGGCGGGGGTGGGAGAACTTCCCCGAGCGAGGCGGATTCATCACCGTGGTGAACCACAACTCGGCCTTCGACCCGGTGGTCTACGCGCACTTCCAGTACAACAGCGGCCGCCCGCCGCGCATTCTGGCGAAGTCCTCGCTGTTCACCCTGCCGTTCATCGGCTTCATGCTCCGCAAGACCGGCCAGATCCCGGTCTACCGCGACACCACCGACGCCGCCCAGGCGTTCCGGGCGGCCATCGACGCGATCGACCGCGGCCAGGTGGTCCAGTTCTACCCGGAAGGAACGATCACTCGGGATCCGCAGCTGTGGCCGATGACCGGCAAGAGCGGTGCGGCCCGGGTGGCGCTGATGAGCGGGGCGCCGGTGATCCCGGTCGCGCACTGGGGTGCCCATGAGGTCGTGCCGCCCTACGGTCGCGGACTCGGCGGCGGCAAGGCCAAGGTGAGCCTCTTCCCGCGCAAGAAGGTGATCGTCAAGGCCGGTCCGCCGGTCGACCTGAGCCGGTTCCAGGGGCAGGAGTTGACCACCCAGGTGCTGCGCGAGGCGACCGAGGAGATCATGGCCGCGATCACCGCGGTGCTGGAGGACATCCGCGGCGAGCAGGCCCCCGCCGAGCGCTACGACTTCCGCAAGGCGGCCAGGAAGAGCGCGGCGGCCAAGAAGGCCGCCGCCGCCGACAAGAACGCCGACAAGAACGCTGAGAAGAACGCCGCCGAGACGAACGCCGCCGAGAAGAGCGCCGCCGTCGCGAAGGGCGCGGACGAGAAGAACGTGAACGAGGAGAACGAGTAG
- the cofC gene encoding 2-phospho-L-lactate guanylyltransferase — protein MTPPQPELPVPQPTVRPGARWSLVLPVKTLARAKTRLAPFAGAHRPRLALAFALDTVTAALACPAVAQVLVVSKDREAGAALAALGALVLADEPGDGLNEALSHGADQARRLRPDAPLAALSADLPALRAAELTRVLGAVPPGERAFLADAPGEGTTLLACAEGRRLDPAFGGASRLRHAAGGARELILPGVPSVRRDVDTAADLAEALALGVGPHTRAAAAALV, from the coding sequence ATGACTCCTCCGCAGCCCGAACTGCCCGTGCCGCAGCCCACCGTACGCCCCGGCGCGCGGTGGAGCCTGGTCCTGCCGGTCAAGACGCTGGCCCGGGCGAAGACCCGGCTCGCGCCGTTCGCCGGGGCGCACCGGCCGCGGCTGGCGCTGGCCTTCGCCCTGGACACGGTGACGGCCGCGCTCGCCTGTCCGGCCGTCGCCCAGGTGCTGGTGGTCTCCAAGGACCGCGAGGCGGGGGCGGCGCTGGCCGCGCTCGGCGCGCTGGTGCTGGCCGACGAACCGGGCGACGGGCTCAACGAGGCGCTGTCGCACGGCGCGGACCAGGCGCGACGGCTGCGCCCCGACGCGCCCCTGGCCGCGCTCTCGGCCGACCTGCCGGCGCTGCGGGCGGCGGAGCTGACCCGGGTGCTGGGCGCGGTCCCGCCCGGGGAGCGCGCGTTCCTGGCGGACGCCCCGGGCGAGGGCACCACCCTGCTGGCCTGCGCCGAGGGCCGGCGCCTTGACCCGGCCTTCGGCGGCGCCTCCCGGCTGCGCCATGCGGCCGGCGGCGCCCGCGAGCTGATCCTGCCCGGTGTGCCGTCGGTGCGCCGGGACGTGGACACCGCCGCCGACCTGGCCGAGGCGCTGGCCCTCGGGGTCGGCCCGCACACCCGGGCGGCCGCCGCCGCACTGGTCTAG
- a CDS encoding SCO5555 family protein, with product MHRHHEPPYAGGDPASSEFVARDPESRIDDRLDIETSVDAVDEVPDDPEVAALYALVAERLKQAHARVHALHVSAEAKTALARQLLIVTETAKRDLPEAARRLSRFVHDLDEGTRPAAEVTDAQIHCDTRVIRAFGN from the coding sequence ATGCACCGGCACCATGAACCTCCGTACGCGGGCGGCGATCCCGCGTCATCGGAGTTCGTGGCCCGGGATCCCGAGAGTCGAATTGACGATCGGCTGGACATCGAGACCTCCGTCGACGCCGTCGACGAGGTGCCGGATGACCCGGAAGTCGCAGCGCTCTACGCGCTAGTGGCAGAGCGGTTGAAGCAGGCTCACGCCCGCGTGCACGCGCTCCACGTGTCCGCTGAAGCAAAGACCGCTCTCGCCCGGCAACTGCTGATCGTCACCGAGACCGCCAAGCGCGATCTCCCGGAGGCGGCACGGCGGTTGAGTCGCTTTGTGCATGACCTGGACGAGGGCACCCGCCCCGCGGCTGAGGTCACAGACGCGCAAATCCATTGCGACACTAGGGTGATTCGCGCGTTTGGTAATTGA
- the leuD gene encoding 3-isopropylmalate dehydratase small subunit, which translates to MEKFTVHTGRAVPLRRSNVDTDQIIPAHWLKKVTRTGFEDGLFEAWRRDESFILNRPERRGATVLVAGPEFGTGSSREHAVWALQNYGFQAVISSRFADIFRGNSLKNGLLTVVLPQATVERLWELTEADPNAEITVDLEAREVRAAGVTAPFELDENVRWRLLNGLDDISITLQNADDIAAFEASRPGFKPRTQPVA; encoded by the coding sequence ATGGAGAAGTTCACCGTCCACACCGGTCGGGCCGTTCCGCTGCGCCGCAGCAACGTGGACACCGACCAGATCATCCCCGCCCATTGGCTCAAGAAGGTCACCCGCACGGGTTTTGAGGACGGCCTGTTCGAAGCCTGGCGCAGGGACGAGTCGTTCATCCTGAACCGGCCCGAGCGGCGGGGGGCCACGGTGCTGGTGGCCGGGCCTGAGTTCGGCACCGGATCGTCGCGTGAACACGCGGTCTGGGCGCTGCAGAACTACGGCTTCCAGGCGGTGATCTCGTCCCGCTTCGCCGATATCTTCCGCGGCAACTCGCTGAAGAACGGGCTGCTGACCGTGGTGCTGCCGCAGGCGACCGTGGAGCGGCTCTGGGAGCTGACCGAGGCCGACCCGAATGCCGAGATCACCGTCGACTTGGAGGCGCGCGAGGTGCGCGCCGCGGGCGTGACTGCGCCGTTCGAGCTGGACGAGAACGTGCGTTGGCGGTTGCTCAACGGCCTGGACGACATCAGCATCACGCTGCAGAACGCTGATGACATCGCGGCGTTCGAGGCGTCCCGGCCGGGCTTCAAGCCCCGCACCCAGCCGGTTGCCTGA
- the leuC gene encoding 3-isopropylmalate dehydratase large subunit encodes MGRTLAEKVWDDHVVRRAEGEPDLLYIDLHLLHEVTSPQAFDGLRLAGRPVRRTDLTIATEDHNTPTLDIDKPIADPVSKVQLETLRRNAAEFGVRIHSLGDVEQGVVHVVGPQLGLTQPGMTVVCGDSHTSTHGAFGALAFGIGTSQVEHVLATQTLPLAPFRTMAITVEGELPEGVTAKDLILAIIARIGTGGGQGYVLEYRGSAIRSLSMEARMTICNMSIEAGARAGMIAPDQTTFDYLQGRPHAPQGADWDAAVEYWQTLATDEDAVFDAEVVIDASELTPFVTWGTNPGQGAPLGSAVPDPAGFADPQERIAAENALAYMGLAAGTPLREVAVDAVFVGSCTNGRIEDLRAAAAVIEGRQVADGVRMLVVPGSVRVALQAVEEGLDKVFTAAGAEWRHAGCSMCLGMNPDQLAPGERCASTSNRNFEGRQGKGGRTHLVSPQVAAATAVLGRLAAPADLTANVPAEV; translated from the coding sequence ATGGGACGGACACTGGCAGAGAAGGTCTGGGACGACCATGTCGTCCGGCGCGCCGAGGGCGAGCCCGACCTGCTCTACATCGACCTCCACCTGCTGCACGAGGTGACCAGCCCGCAGGCCTTCGACGGCCTCCGCCTGGCCGGCCGCCCGGTCCGCCGCACCGACCTCACGATCGCCACCGAGGACCACAACACCCCGACCCTGGACATCGACAAGCCGATCGCCGACCCGGTCTCCAAGGTGCAGTTGGAGACCCTGCGCCGCAACGCCGCCGAGTTCGGTGTCCGGATCCACTCGCTGGGCGACGTCGAGCAGGGCGTTGTCCACGTGGTGGGACCGCAGCTGGGACTGACCCAGCCCGGCATGACCGTGGTCTGTGGCGATTCCCACACCTCCACCCACGGCGCCTTCGGTGCCCTGGCCTTCGGCATCGGCACCAGCCAGGTCGAGCACGTGCTGGCCACCCAGACGCTGCCACTGGCCCCGTTCAGGACCATGGCGATCACGGTCGAGGGCGAGCTGCCCGAGGGCGTCACCGCCAAGGACCTGATCCTGGCGATCATCGCCAGGATCGGCACCGGCGGCGGCCAGGGCTACGTCCTGGAGTACCGCGGCTCGGCCATCCGGAGCCTGTCGATGGAGGCCCGGATGACCATCTGCAACATGTCCATCGAGGCGGGCGCCCGGGCCGGCATGATCGCCCCGGACCAGACCACCTTCGACTACCTCCAGGGCCGCCCGCACGCCCCGCAGGGCGCCGACTGGGACGCGGCCGTCGAGTACTGGCAGACCCTGGCCACCGACGAGGACGCGGTCTTCGACGCCGAGGTCGTGATCGACGCGAGCGAGCTGACGCCGTTCGTCACCTGGGGCACCAACCCGGGCCAGGGCGCCCCGCTGGGCTCCGCCGTGCCGGACCCGGCCGGCTTCGCCGACCCGCAGGAGCGGATCGCCGCCGAGAACGCCCTGGCCTACATGGGCCTGGCGGCCGGCACCCCGCTGCGCGAGGTCGCGGTCGACGCGGTCTTCGTCGGCTCCTGCACCAACGGCCGGATCGAGGACCTGCGCGCCGCCGCGGCGGTCATCGAGGGCCGCCAGGTCGCCGACGGCGTACGGATGCTGGTGGTCCCGGGCTCGGTGCGGGTCGCCCTGCAGGCCGTCGAGGAGGGCCTGGACAAGGTGTTCACCGCGGCCGGCGCCGAATGGCGGCACGCGGGTTGCTCGATGTGCCTGGGCATGAACCCCGACCAGCTCGCCCCCGGCGAGCGCTGCGCCTCCACCTCGAACCGCAACTTCGAGGGCCGGCAGGGCAAGGGCGGCCGCACCCACCTGGTCTCCCCGCAGGTCGCCGCCGCCACCGCGGTGCTGGGCCGACTGGCCGCACCCGCCGATCTCACCGCCAACGTCCCCGCGGAGGTCTGA
- a CDS encoding IclR family transcriptional regulator, whose protein sequence is MDNTSGVGVLDKAALVLSALESGPATLAGLVAATGLARPTAHRLAVALEHHRLVTRDMQGRFILGPRLAELSAAAGEDRLLATAGPVLTHLRDVTGESAQLYRRQGEMRICVAAAERLSGLRDTVPVGSTLPMKAGSAAQVLLAWEEPERLHRGLQGARFTATALSGVRRRGWAQSIGEREPGVASVSAPVRGPSNRVVAAVSVSGPIERLSRHPGRLHAQAIVEAANRLSEALRRG, encoded by the coding sequence ATGGACAACACTAGCGGCGTCGGCGTTCTCGACAAGGCCGCTCTGGTGCTCAGCGCACTGGAGTCGGGCCCCGCCACGTTGGCGGGGCTGGTCGCCGCCACCGGTCTGGCGCGGCCCACGGCCCACAGGCTCGCCGTCGCACTCGAACACCACCGCCTGGTCACCAGGGACATGCAGGGCCGGTTCATCCTCGGCCCCCGACTCGCCGAACTCTCCGCCGCCGCGGGCGAGGACCGGCTGCTCGCCACCGCGGGCCCGGTGCTGACCCACCTGCGCGACGTCACCGGCGAGAGCGCGCAGCTCTACCGCCGCCAGGGCGAGATGCGGATCTGCGTCGCGGCCGCCGAGCGGCTCTCCGGTCTGCGGGACACCGTCCCGGTGGGCTCCACGCTGCCGATGAAGGCCGGGTCGGCCGCCCAGGTGCTGCTGGCCTGGGAGGAGCCCGAGCGGCTGCACCGCGGCCTGCAGGGCGCCCGGTTCACCGCGACGGCGCTGAGCGGTGTGCGGCGGCGCGGCTGGGCGCAGTCGATCGGCGAGCGGGAGCCCGGCGTGGCGTCCGTCTCCGCACCGGTTCGCGGGCCCTCCAACCGGGTGGTGGCGGCCGTCTCGGTCTCCGGGCCGATCGAGCGGCTGAGCCGCCACCCGGGCCGGCTGCACGCCCAGGCCATCGTGGAGGCCGCCAACCGCCTCAGCGAGGCGCTGCGGCGCGGCTGA